A segment of the Mangrovimonas sp. YM274 genome:
CGGGAAGGAATTTGATTTTCCATACATAGCGCGACGCATGATCATCCACAACATCGAATTGCCTTACAAACTCAATCTTTTTGGCAAAAAGCCTTGGGAAGTACCCCATTTAGACACTTTGGAACTATGGAAATTTGGAGACTACAAACATTTTACCTCGCTTAAGCTGCTTACCAATGTTCTCGGCATTCCATCGCCAAAAGACGATATTGATGGCAGCGAAGTAAGAAGAGTATATTACGAAGAAAATGATATTGACAGAATTGTCACCTATTGCGAAAAAGATACAGTGGCCGTAGCCCAAATATTTTTAAGACTGCGAGGCGACGAACTGTTACATGACAATGAAATTATTAGTGTTTAGCACATGGCCACACCACCCCTTTTATCTGTAAAAGAGCTTAGCATTTCCTTTATATCCAATAAATCCGAAAAGGAAATCATACATCATATCAGTTATGATTTATTTGAGAATGAAATTTTAGGAATCGTAGGAGAATCAGGATCTGGAAAGTCTGTTTCCTCATTGGCCCTTATGGGATTATTGCCTCCGAAGATTTCAAAAATCACCAAGGGACACATCTTATTTCAAGGTCAAGATCTAACAACCCTACCGGTAAAACAATTTCAGAATATAAGAGGGAATGACATTGCCATGATTTTCCAGGAACCTATGAGTTCCTTAAATCCATCCATGAAATGTGGCAAACAGGTTCAGGAAATTTTATTGCAGCACACCTCTCTTTCAAAAGCCGAAGCCAAAACTGAAACCTTATCACTGTTTGAGAAAGTGAAATTACCGCTTCCAGAACGGATTTATGATGCCTATCCTCATGAAATCTCAGGTGGACAAAAGCAACGTGTAATGATTGCCATGGCCATTGCCTGCAAACCCAAAATTTTAATTGCAGATGAGCCTACGACCGCCTTGGACGTGACAGTCCAAAAGGAGATCATTCTCTTGTTGAAACAACTTCAGCAGGAAGAACAAATGAGTATTATTTTCATTTCTCATGACCTATCCTTAGTTTCCGAAATTGCCGATAGACTTTTGGTGATGTACCAAGGAAATATTGTAGAACAAGGTAATGCAAGTAAAGTATTTAAAGCTCCGAAGGACACTTATACCAAGGCTCTGTTGCAATCCAAGCCATCTTTGGATGTTCGGCTTAAAAGGTTGCCAACTATTAAGGATGTCATCAATGATTCAATAGACAACACTATCATTTCTTCGGAAGACCGTAAAGCATTTCATAAAGAACTTTACTCCAAAACGCCCTTATTGGAAGTGAAGAACCTTAATAAAACCTATGTTTCGAAATCGGGTTGGTTTTCAAAACCAGAAGCCTTTAAAGCGGTCAACAATGTAAGCTTTCAACTTTACGAAGGAGAAACCCTTGGCCTAGTTGGCGAATCCGGCTGCGGAAAATCGACTTTGAGCAAGGCCATTTTATTATTGGACAAAGCCTCTTCGGGAGAAATATTCTACAGAGGAACGGACATCAACAAACTATCTAAAACACAGGTTAGAGTCCTTAGAAAAGACATACAGATTATTTTCCAGGATCCATTTGCTTCACTCAATCCCAGAATGCCTATTGGAAAGGCCATCATGGAGCCTATGACAGTACATAACATTGGAAATTCCGACAAGGAAAGAAAGCAACTTGTTTTGGAAATTTTGGAAAAAGTAGGTCTCACCGAAGAATCTTTTTATAAATACCCTCATGAATTTTCTGGGGGCCAACGTCAACGTGTGGGGATTGCCAGAGCCATTGCTTTACAACCCAAATTGATTGTTTGTGACGAATCGGTTTCTGCCTTGGATATTTCGGTGCAAGCGCAAGTACTAAATTTACTTAACGAACTGAAGTCCAATTATAACTTTACCTATATATTCATTTCTCATGATCTTGCTGTGGTAAAATATATGTCTGATCAGTTATTGGTGATGAACAAAGGACAAATTGAAGAATTGGATGACGCCGATATAATTTACAACAATCCAAAAAGGGAATACACCAAAAAATTAATTCATGCCATCCCGAAGGGGTTATAGCATGAATAATTTTTTAATTAGGGCAAAAATATTCTTAAGTAGGTTTACAGTATTTTGAATTACAGGAAGGATCCTGTTTTCAAAATAAGTAGGTTTTGGCAGATTTGGGGCAACATTTTCCATAAGCATAAATTCATGATAAATTTGGGGCAAATCATAAATTAAGTTTATGATAGACTTGGTAAATTACCTTGTCTCGATTTGGTTTAGCTAATATGAAACATTTTTTTTAAAAATCAGTTTAAATACATTATAAATCGATAAAATGCATTAATTTTTAACATTTACATCTAAAACAAAATACTTTTCTTACAAATTTTATGTATCTACCAAAAAAAAGCTACTTAATAAAGTAGCTCTCCTAAATAGCTATAAGTGTTATAATTGCATCTCCGGAATCTCTCCTTCTACAATTAAATGCCCTTCGGTTGCTTTTTGAATTTCTTCCACCGAAATTCCCGGTGCACGTTCCAATAACTTAAAACCTTTATCCGTAACTTCTATAACAGCGAGGTTGGTTACAATTTTCTTAACACACCCAACACCGGTAAGCGGTAAACTACACTCCTTAAGCAATTTGGATTCCCCCGCTTTATTGGTATGCATCATGGCGACAATAATATTTTCGGCACTGGCTACCAAATCCATAGCACCTCCCATACCTTTTACCATTTTACCCGGAATTTTCCAATTGGCGATATCTCCATTTTCAGCAACCTCCATGGCTCCCAAAATAGTTAAGTCTACGTGTTGGCCACGGATCATTGAAAAACTCATAGAGGAGTCAAAAAAACTAGCGCCTGGCAATGTTGTGATTGTTTGCTTACCCGCATTGATTATATCGGCATCTTCTTCACCTTCGTAGGGAAAAGGCCCCATGCCCAACACTCCGTTTTCACTTTGAAATTCTACTTGAATGTCATTACGCACATAATTAGCCACCAACGTTGGAATCCCTATTCCAAGATTCACGTAATAACCATCTTTAACTTCTTTGGCAATTCGTTTTGCTATTCCTGTTTTATCTAACATAATTAATCTCTTTGTCTAACGGTTCGTTGTTCAATTCTCTTTTCGTAAATATCCCCTTGGAAAATGCGTTGTACAAAAATTCCTGGAATATGTATTTCATTGGGGTCTAAAGTTCCGACAGGGACTAACTCTTCAACCTCAGCTACCGTAATATTTGCAGCACCACACATAGCAGGATTAAAATTACGCGCTGTGCCCTTAAAGATTAAGTTTCCAGCCTCGTCCCCCTTCCATGCCTTAACAAACGAGAAATCTGCTTTAAAAGCATTCTCCAATACATGCATCTTCCCATTGAAATCACGGGTTTCTTTTCCTTCGGCTACTTCTGTCCCGTAGCCCGCAGGTGTAAAAAAAGCAGGAATACCAGCCTGTGCCGCTCTACAACGTTCTGCAAGCGTTCCTTGAGGGATTAACTCTACCTCTAGTTCTCCACTTAACATCTGACGCTCGAACTCGTCATTTTCACCCACGTATGAGGACACCATTTTTTTGATTTGTTTTTTTTGAAGAAGAAGGCCTAGGCCAAAATCATCAACTCCTGCATTATTGGAAATACACGTAAGCCCTTTGACTCCAAGGTCCACTAACTTTGCAATGGCATTCTCAGGAATACCACAAAGCCCAAAACCTCCAAGCATAAAGGTCATATCATTCGAAACCCCCTCAAGCGCTTCCGACACATTTGCTACTTTTTTATTAATCATTTGCTAAGAATTTTATAGGGGTAAAATACAAAAAACCGAAGCGATTCTAAAAACAATCACTTCGGTTTTTTTTGATAAGAATAAAATTTATCCCTTAATATTTTCTAATCAACAATAATTCAATTGTTTTAATATAAATTACCCAAAAAATCTAAAATCCTATATTAACATCCTCTTCTTCTTCCATAAGCATTTGGGCTTCCTCATCTTCATCACTGGCATTACAATCTACACGAATGGAAAGTTCTTCTGGTTTTTCGAAATCTTCCTTAGAAATTCCCAGCTCTTCATCAGCATAACAGCTCTTCATGTACAGCCCCCAAATTGGTAAGGCCATAGCAGCACCCTGTCCATAAGTAATGGTTTTGAAATGCGTTGCTCTATCTTCGGCACCAACCCAAACACCTGTTACCAAGTTAGGAACCATCCCCATAAACCAT
Coding sequences within it:
- a CDS encoding ABC transporter ATP-binding protein, with the translated sequence MATPPLLSVKELSISFISNKSEKEIIHHISYDLFENEILGIVGESGSGKSVSSLALMGLLPPKISKITKGHILFQGQDLTTLPVKQFQNIRGNDIAMIFQEPMSSLNPSMKCGKQVQEILLQHTSLSKAEAKTETLSLFEKVKLPLPERIYDAYPHEISGGQKQRVMIAMAIACKPKILIADEPTTALDVTVQKEIILLLKQLQQEEQMSIIFISHDLSLVSEIADRLLVMYQGNIVEQGNASKVFKAPKDTYTKALLQSKPSLDVRLKRLPTIKDVINDSIDNTIISSEDRKAFHKELYSKTPLLEVKNLNKTYVSKSGWFSKPEAFKAVNNVSFQLYEGETLGLVGESGCGKSTLSKAILLLDKASSGEIFYRGTDINKLSKTQVRVLRKDIQIIFQDPFASLNPRMPIGKAIMEPMTVHNIGNSDKERKQLVLEILEKVGLTEESFYKYPHEFSGGQRQRVGIARAIALQPKLIVCDESVSALDISVQAQVLNLLNELKSNYNFTYIFISHDLAVVKYMSDQLLVMNKGQIEELDDADIIYNNPKREYTKKLIHAIPKGL
- a CDS encoding 3-oxoacid CoA-transferase subunit B, translating into MLDKTGIAKRIAKEVKDGYYVNLGIGIPTLVANYVRNDIQVEFQSENGVLGMGPFPYEGEEDADIINAGKQTITTLPGASFFDSSMSFSMIRGQHVDLTILGAMEVAENGDIANWKIPGKMVKGMGGAMDLVASAENIIVAMMHTNKAGESKLLKECSLPLTGVGCVKKIVTNLAVIEVTDKGFKLLERAPGISVEEIQKATEGHLIVEGEIPEMQL
- a CDS encoding 3'-5' exonuclease; translation: MISKLPLENILFLDIETVPETEHFSDLDTTKQYLWDAKSQYQRRDEYTAEEFYERAGIWAEFGKIVCISVGYFSFQGDMRQFRVTSFFGDEIKILQDFKNLLTTHFGQPKHVLCAHNGKEFDFPYIARRMIIHNIELPYKLNLFGKKPWEVPHLDTLELWKFGDYKHFTSLKLLTNVLGIPSPKDDIDGSEVRRVYYEENDIDRIVTYCEKDTVAVAQIFLRLRGDELLHDNEIISV
- a CDS encoding CoA transferase subunit A; translation: MINKKVANVSEALEGVSNDMTFMLGGFGLCGIPENAIAKLVDLGVKGLTCISNNAGVDDFGLGLLLQKKQIKKMVSSYVGENDEFERQMLSGELEVELIPQGTLAERCRAAQAGIPAFFTPAGYGTEVAEGKETRDFNGKMHVLENAFKADFSFVKAWKGDEAGNLIFKGTARNFNPAMCGAANITVAEVEELVPVGTLDPNEIHIPGIFVQRIFQGDIYEKRIEQRTVRQRD